TTTTACATCTTCGATCTTCTTCTCGAGATCAAGGATCTCTTTGGGCACATTGATGTTCTTGAGGTGAACGCGGGCTCCTACTTCATCCATCACGTCAATCGCCTTGTCTGGCAGGAGACGGTCTGTAATGTAGCGGTCGCTCAGTTTCACACAAGCCTCGATGGCGTCGTCACTGTAAGTAACGTTGTGGTAGTCTTCGTATTTGGACTTGATATTGTTGAGGATCTGGATGGTTTCATCAACGGAAGGCGGTTCAACCATTACTTTCTGGAAGCGGCGGTCGAGTGCGCCATCTTTTTCGATATACATCCTGTATTCGTCCAGTGTGGAAGCGCCGATGCATTGGAGCTCACCTCTGGCGAGTGCGGGTTTGAAGATATTGGAAGCATCCAGAGAACCGGAAGCGCCGCCGGCGCCCACGATGGTGTGGATCTCATCGATGAAGAGGATCACGTCGCGGTTCTTTTCGAGCTCGTTCATGATCGCTTTCATTCTTTCTTCAAACTGACCACGGTATTTGGTACCTGCCACCAGGGCGGCGAGGTCAAGAGAGATCACACGTTTGTCGAACAGAACGCGTGAAACTTTTCTTTGCACGATACGTAACGCCAATCCTTCCACGATAGCGGTTTTACCAACGCCTGGTTCGCCGATGAGGATGGGGTTATTCTTTTTACGGCGTGAGAGGATCTGAGATACACGTTCGATCTCAGCTTCACGTCCTACAATGGGATCGAGTGATCCGTTCTCTGCAAGTCTTGTGATGTCACGGCCGAAATTATCGAGCACGGGCGTTTTGCTTTTTGCATTGCCTGATGCGCGTGATTTCTGCTGCGAGTATTTTTTCTCTTCATCAAAATCATCCTCACCTTCATCAGCATACTCGCTTCGTACGTCATTGCTCTTCACCACGCCTAATTCATTTCTGAAAAGATCGTAATCCACGTCGAATTGATTTAAAATTTGAGTAGCTATGTTTTCTTTGTTCTTGAGAATCGAGAGCATCAAGTGTTCGGTTTCCACCGTAGGGCTCTTGAGCGCTTTAGCCTCGAGCACGGTTACACGAATTACCTTTTCCGCCTGTTTGGTTAGGGGTAAACTATTTATGTTGGCAATATTCTTTCCGGTTTTGTCCTTCACCGCCATCTCCACTTCCTTTCTGAGCTCATAAAGGTCTACATTGAAGCTCTTCAGAATGCGGACAGCAGTGTTCTCTCCTTCCCGGATCAACCCCAGCAACAAATGTTCGGTACCGATAAAATCGTTCCCCAGCCTTAAAGCCTCCTCCCTGCTAAACGAAATGATCTCTTTCACCTGGGCTGAAAAATTGTTGTCCATTTTTATAATTTGTTGTGTTATACAATAATAACGAATATTTTTGACTTCTGTTCTAGCCGTCTTATTAACGGTTGTTAACAAGTACCAAGTGTGTTATGAAGGTCAAAATTGATACCAAGCAAAAATTCCATGTCATTTACATCACAGAACCAGTTCTTTCTGGCAATATGACAGCGGAATTAAGTGAAAGTCTGCTTCCTTTCCTCCAAATTGACGTTAAAAACGTGATCGTTAATTTGAAAGACATTGAAAACCTGGACGAAGCTGCCGCTGAAACATTGTTAAAGCTTCAACAAACCTTTTACGAGCAACAGGCCAGCTTCGTAATCTGTGAGCTTCAACTGTCTGTAAAGGATCAGCTGGATCAAATGGAACTGCTGGACCTGCTGAACATCACCCCCTCCGAAAGTGAGGCATGGGATATAGTTCAGATGGAGGAAATCGAAAGAGAGTTGCTTGGTGGCGATAATGAGTTCTGACGATTGCCCGCCGCCACCCATTACAACCAAAACGAATGAAGAAATTTGCCGTGATAGTAGCCGGTGGATCCGGCCTGCGTATGGGTACACAGGTACCCAAACAATTCCTGCCATTGCGCGATAAACCTGTGCTCTGGTACACGCTCACCGCCTTCCTGGAAGCATTCGATGATCTCACCATCATCCTGGTTCTCCCGGAATCACATCTCCAGACCGGCCATGAAATCCTCCGCTCCACCTTCGACCCCGATCGCATCTGGATGACCACCGGAGGGGAAACACGTTTCCATTCCGTTAAAAATGGACTCGATCATATCCACCAGCACTCCATCGTATTCGTGCACGACGGCGTCCGCTGCCTCCTCACGCCAGACCTCATCCGCCGCTGCTTCAATATGGCACAGGAACGAGGCAATGCCATCCCCGCCGTTACCGCGGTTGATAGTATCCGCATCGAAACATTCAATGGAAATGCTGCCATAGACCGCAACAAAATAAAAATCATACAAACACCACAAACATTCTACTCAGACCTCATCAAAGCCGCTTTCGAACAGGAATATGATGAAAGCTTCACCGATGAAGCAAGCGTAGTGGAAAAACTGGGAGTGAAAATTCACCTGCTGGAAGGCGAACCTACAAATATCAAGATCACGAGACCTCTGGATATTTTGATAGCAGAGAAGATACTTGAGGAACGCGAAATGGGGATATGAGTTGGGGGCGTGATATTCGCTTTTTTATTAGGCTGGTGTTCGCGAAGGGATATGTCAACGCGGCTGAGAAACGAACCAGCGCTTTTTGTTCGTTGATGGGCTGTGGGCGGGTTGGATGGGACAGGAGGAATTCTATTGGGGTCTTTCGCTTACGTTTCTTAGGCCGCTTGTGCCATATCCCGTTCGCTCAATCACGCTGAGAGAGAGATGGTGGTAAAAGTGCAGCAGTTCCTGTGAAATGAAACTGCGGTCCCCGGACTTTGAGAACTTTGATAAATGATATGGACCTGGAATTGCGTTTTACCAATGTTGCTTTTCAGTGTGCACTTTCCTGAAACAGTTTTTACATTTTTTCTTGATTCAGATTTTCCCTTTGTTGTTTTTAAGATTAAAAGCCCACTTGATTTCGCATTCCTATTTTTTAGCCCCTGCCTTTTCTGCTCCCACTTTTTCAGTTCTTAATTCCATTAATCCATTATGATTATTTTGGAATTTTATTATTCTGTTATTTTGTTATTCTGTTATTCTGTTATCGTTCATTTTTGAGTATTGCATTTTTTACTTTTCCAGGCGTTGATGTTTTGAATTTAGAATAGCTGTTTCCTTTTCTACTTTCTATTTTCTTCATTGTAATTGTAAAACATCAGGCTCCATTCTTAACCGGGCTTATATCCTCAGCTTCATTTCATCCATCCTCACAGCACCATTTATCCGGAACACTTCCCCCACCCCTGCTAAATTTCATCAGCCACTCATAACTTTAATACAGCACTGATGCACTCTCAACCTCATGCCGGCGAGGGTTCTGAAAAAACTGGCCTTGCAAACGTAAGCGAAGAAGATCAATGGAATTACCATCGCCCATCCAACCAGCAATAGCCCAACATACAAACCTATGCGCCGGTACGTTTCACAGCCAGCGTTTCAGAATCCCGAGAAGGCACCTGCCGGTACGTTTCACAGCCAGCGTTTCAAAATCCCGAGAAGGCGAAAGCGGTTAATGCGGAGAGACGGATAAATTTCCAGACTGGCGCCGAAACTGCTGTAAAAGAAAGCCAGGTTACGGATATCTGAACCTTCAAAGTCCAGCGTAAGCTCCTCTCCGGCATGCTGATGAATGAAACGATCGATGAGAAAATGAGATGCACCGCTGGTACGGCCATTGGGATGATTGCCCACAAGGATATAACAGGCACGATTGTTCGAAAATACGTAGGCACAACTGGCAAGCAGCTGATCATTGACATCAAACACTCCACAGGCAATGGCTTTGCCCTGCTGATGCAATTGATTGAAGAGCGATTCAAAGTTTTCATAATCGCGGTCGCTGAGATTGGAAATCCCCTGCATCTGGGATTTGGAAAGACTTAGTACCTCGGAAATGGGAATGTCCGTTGCATAACGATTGTTGAGTTGTTGCGCCTTTTTGATATTGCGCCGGATATTTTCCCGGTAGGCAGATTGAAGTGACTCATAGGGAGCCCTGAGATCCAGGACGTAGTTGTTACGAAGGGATATGCTGGTGTTTTTTTGAGGGCCGACATTGGCATGGGCATTGGCCTGGTTGAGCTCGATCTCGATCAGGCGAAACCTTTTGGGAATGGCAGACAGAAAAGCTTCGATCAGTGAAGGCGTGAGATGTTTCCCGAATACACCCAATTGAGCGGTGAAAGGTGGCTGGTACAGGTAAGCGATCCCGTATTTACTGTTCCAGGTGAGTGGCATCACCGCTTCGTAATCGCCGAGGACCAGGGCACTCCAGTGCTTGCACATATGGTCCAGGTAAATGCTGTACGCATAGGGAAGTCCGTTATCAGCCTTTTGGATGACAGCATCCCAGCGCTGAATATCCAGTTCTTGCCGGGTCAGGTATTGTATGGCGGGAAGGGACTGCATGCTCAACTATACCTAGAACGAATAATAGTTTTTGGTCATCCTGCGCAGATTCAGCCTGTGGATATCGATGCTGAAAGAGATCTTCTTCAGGAACTTGTTTTCTTCGGGAACCGTTTTGAGATTGTCGCGGAACTCTTTGCTGTATACTACGGGGATATAGATATTGATCAGTTCGCGGTACAGTACCAGCTGTACTCCGCCCACATAGAGAAATCGACTGGTATAGGCATCTTTCTTCCAGGCTTCGGCATAGGTACCCACGTCCAGGAACAAACGAACAGGTAGTTCAATAGGGAACATTTTCGTCGGCAGCGTAGTGTTGAAGTTCATGGATGCAATCCAGTTATCGGATCTTCCCTGAAGGTCCTGGAACAGATCGGTGCGCAGTTTGAGGCCGCCATCGCGGATCATGATCTGCTGATTGCCGATGCCCTCCTGTTCATTGCGACCAATGAAATAGTTGCTGTAGGTATAATCTTCGTAACCACGTACAGCCGTAAGCTTGGGCTGGTACCTGATGGTTCGGAATTCTTTCTCGAGAGTATGACCTCCAATGTATCCGAACTTTGCTGCAAAGGCGCGCACCTGCAAACCACCGCCGGAACTGTAATTGAGAAAATAATTACCAGTGACGGATGCGCGATAGAAACCATCACCCTGCTGGATCTGTAATTGCGCATCGTAGGGATACAGGGTCCGGTAATTGGTAACGTTCCAGGTCAGTTGATTGATATAGCTGGTTTTCGTTTCAGCTTTATAGGGATGATAGAGCGAATCCTTGCTGCTCATGGCATAATTGAAGCCGCGCTCACCGATGATGAAGGTCTTCCATTCGATCCAGTGCTCGATAGGATTGCGGGCCGTTTTGTTACCGAAAGTAATGCGCAGTTGCGGCGTGAAACGGTAATAGCCGCCAAACAGTTTATTGTTGTTGCTGTCAACTCCTTCCATCGTGGAAAAACGTGCAGCGCCAACACCGATATCGATCTTCCTGATTTTCCTGTCGGGCAGAAAGGTATAACCGATCCTTCCCACTCCATTCACCTGCTTACTGCCGAATGCATAGAGCGGTGCAAATACATAACGGAATTTTTGAAAAGGCGGATTGTAATTATGAATGAGCAGACCTGCCATGAACTTATCATAACTGTTATAACCCAGCGCAGGGAAGAAGTTGATGTAATTCACCTTGTCATTGTCCTTGAAATTGAACATGAAAGTGGGTTTGAATTTCTTTCTGCCGGAATACGGCGATATGTCCCCCTTGCGGTCCAGCTCATTGAAGAAATTATCCAGGTTGCGGCCGGATGTCTCTTCCATTATTTTACGAAAGTCCTCAGGCGAAGGATGCCTGAACTGCCATTGTTTGTAATACTCCTGCATGCAGCTATCGAACAGGCGGGTACCGAGTGTTTTCTGCAGCTCCTGCATCCAGAGACCTGTTTTCATGTAGGCCACTACGGCATAGTTGAGTGGCGTGAAGTCTGCACCTTTGGTGGTAATGGGCTGGTCCAGCTTGTCCTTTGTAACAACAGACACGAAGAGGCGGGGATCATCTTCCGGAATGCGGCGTGTCATCCAGTTTCCACCGGAATCATTATTGAGTTCACCAAAGCGGATATCGTAATAGGTATTGATGCCTTCGTCCATCCAGGGATTATCCCTTTCATTGGTGCCGATAACGCCGTAGAACCAGTTATGTCCAACTTCGTGACCGATAAGTTTTTCCAGGTCCGAAGCAGTGCTCACCGGAGAGATACTTGTAATGGTGGGATACTCCATACCACCACTGAAACCCATGGGAGTTTCGGCAACACTTACCACATCATAGGGATATTCACCGATCACTTCAGAACGCCAGCGGACCGCTTCTTTCAGCATAGGCAGTCCTCTTTTCCATAATTCACTTTTGGAAGGCAGGCGGAATACATTGGCTGTGACCATGCGGCCGGAAGCCAGCTGTATTGTATCGGAATCGAGGACGAAGTCAGGATTGGCGAACCAGGCAAAATCGTGTATGCGGTCCTGTTTGAACTGCAAAGTGCGCGTTGGAACAGGTGCATTGGCCTTCGCAGGAAGATCAGGCGGAGGATCGTTGGTGATGGTGAGCGCCGCTTTTTTGTTCTTGTTCTTATTGAATGAGGAAGATGCTGGTTTCTTCACCGGTTTCTTCTCCATCAGGAAAGGGTGTTTCTTCTTTTCCACTTTTTTCGGTGCCGGAGCTGAACCGGCCGGAGGAAGATATGATCCCATCACAAGATTGCCGGTGGCGGCAACTGCATAGTATTCGGGAACAGTGATGCGAACATCGTAACTGCCGAACTCACTGTAGAATTCTCCCTGGTCGAGATAAGGCATGGGATGCCAGCCCTGTTTGTCGTACACTGCAGGTTTGGGATACCATTGTGCAATCTGGTAGGCATGATCTTTCCAGCCGCTCCTGCTGAAAACGCCGGGCAGCTTCACATGGAATGGCGTGGTGATCAGTGTCTGAGCGCCGGGCGCCAATGGCTGAGGCAACCACACTTTCACCACATCGATAAATTGCGGATGGTCTTCCGTTCTGATACGGGCATTGTTCACGCGGAAATCAAGCCGGTTGATATACCCACGTTTTTCCATATCCGAAAAATAGAAATCAGTACGGCCGTTCTCCAGCAACTGATCGGAGAAAGCGGTGCGATCGTTCTTATAGGCATTGGGCCATACATGGAACCAAATGAAATGAAGTGTATCGGGAGAATGATTGATGTACTGCATTTTGAGCATGCCATCGAGCGTATGTTCCTTATCATTCAGACTAACGTCGATGGTATAGTGAACTTCCTGTTGCCAGTAGTTGGATTGCGCGTAGAGTGAGGATTGAAGCAGTAAGCACCAGCCAATGAGTAGTAGAAGTCTGTGCACGAACGTACCTTTTATCAAAAATAAGGGATTACAAAGGAGATACAAAGCAAATCACTTGCCCTTGCCCAGAAAGAGGATGCGCAGGGTATGGAGCATGATCTTGAGATCGATGGCCAGCGAAACATTTTCGATATATGTCAAATCATATTTCATTCTCACCACCATTTCTTCAACGGAGCTGGCATAACCGAATTGTACCATTCCCCAGGAAGTGAGGCCTGGTTTCACTTTCAGCAGGTAATTATAATAAGGCGTTTGTTGCTGGATCTGGCGGATATAATACTCTCTTTCAGGACGTGGTCCTACCAGGCTCATATCGCCTTTGAGGATATTCCATAATTGTGGCAATTCATCTACACGCCACTTGCGCATGATCCTGCCCCAGGAAGTGATCCTTGGATCATTGGTATCGGACAATTGCGGTCCATTGGCTTCTGCATGATGGAACATGCTCCTGAACTTGAAAATATGGAATCTCCTTCCTCTGTACCCTACCCGTTCCTGTGAGTAGATAACCGGCCCGGCCGAAGAGAGCTTCACCCTGATGGCTACATAGGCCAGGAAGGGGCTCAGGAAAATGAGTCCGGAAATCGCCACCACTACATCCACCACGCGTTTGATATTCTGTTGCCATTCCGGCATCAGGTCTGTACGTATATCGGAAAGCAGGGCGCCGGTAATATTGCTGGTGCGTACACTGCCGGAAAGGATATCGAGCGTATCAGGAACGATCTTCACCTCCACATCTTTTTCGCTCAGCACTTCCACTATATGGTTGATCTGTTGTTTTTCATTCTTGTCAACCGCAATTACTACCAGTTTGATGCCGCGCTGATCTATCACCTCACTCATATCCTTATACGAACCGAACTGTGGCAGGTATTCCCGGATACCGTTGGGCTCCTGCCCTGCCGCCAGGAATCCCTTGTAGTGGAAGCCTGCATTGGCCAAACCTTCGCGTGTTTCCTTGAAGATCCTGGTGGCAACGGAATTGCCACCGATGAGGAGAGTATTGAAATGCACATTCCCGCGCATGAGCTGTTGCTTCACACGGGAAAGGATCATCAGGCGGCCGGTCCAGGTAAACAGTATCTGCACGCCGATATAAGTGGCAAGTGCATTGTAAAAGTAGGTATAGTGATGCTGGGGATCGTTGATCACCAGGGCAAAGAAGATCAGCGTACAACCAATGAGGGAACTGAGTACAGTCAATGCAAACTCGCTCAACCGTGATTTCCGGTAGAGTGACTGGTACGCTCCCAACATTCCCTGGAATACAACCCATCCAATGGGAATGATCATCAATCCCAACCAGAACCTGTCGTTCAGAAAGATCTTGTTGTTGACGATGATATGCTCATTGAGGAAATACCTTCTGGCGAAATAAAAAACTATCCATCCAAGCACAGCTGCAGTATAGTCACTTAGCAGGTACCAGGCACTGTGAATGGTTTTTTCTGATCCATTAAAAGGTTTAGGCAACAATACTGTTGTTTTTAATTTTCTGAAGTATTTGATGCGCTACGTCCATTGCTCTGTAACCATCTACTTCAGACACACGTGTAGGTGTATTTTCCGCGATGGCATCGCGGAAAGCTTCGAGCTCTTTTTTTATCGCATTAACTTCAGGTACTTGTGGGTTGATCACCGCAATGGTGCGTTTCCCGTGTGGTGTATCCAGGTCGAACGAGAAAGCATCCACATCCAGCGGGCTCTTGAGTTTGATCACTTCGGATTTCTTGTTAAGGAAGTCAACGCCAATATACGCATCTTTTTGGAACAAACGCATTTTACGCATCTTCTTCATGGAGATCCTGCTGGAAGTGAGGTTGGCCACACATCCGTTATTGAACTCGATCCTCACGTTGGCTATATCGGGCGTATCCGTCATAACGGCCACGCCGCTGGCGGAAATCATTTTCACTTCACTCTTCACGAGATTGAGGATAATATCGATATCGTGGATCATCAGGTCGAGTATCACGCTCACTTCCGTGCCGCGGGGATTGAATTCCGCCAGACGATGCACTTCGATGAACATGGGCTGCAGGTCGAGGCCGGACAGGGAGAGGAAAGCAGGATTGAACCTTTCAACATGACCAACCTGGAACTTGATATTGGATTCTTTCACCAGTTTCACCAGTTCACGCGCTTCATCCATGGTATTGGCCAGGGGTTTCTCCACAAATACATGCTTGCCTTTCCGGATGGCTTTTCTGCAGAGGTCGAAATGGTAAGTGGTGGGCGCTACAATGTCTACGGCATCCACGGCATCCATCAGCAATTCGGGATCCAGGAACCTGGGGAGTTGATATTTTTCCGTTATTTGTTGTGCTGCATCATCTGAAGGGTCAAAAAAGCCTACCAGTTCTACATCCTTCATCTCCTTCCAGTTATTCAGATGGAACTTACCCAGATGGCCTACACCGAAAACGCCTACCTTTAGCATAATAAAAAATTAATTGTCAAAGATAAACGCTGTGGCCGTTTACATAACGGTTTTTTATTACCACGCAGTATGCGGATGTGAATAACTCAGCACATGATGCCGGATCAGCGCACCAACTTTGAACGGGAAATATAAGCGGATGTGGGGTGATAGATAAACAGCACTGTTCCATCTTTGATCTCGTCTATCAGGGGACGGCTGATATCTGTAGGCACTGCCGGACAACCCTGGCTTCTTCCAATATAACCCTTGCTGTTGATCCATGAATCCGAAACATAGTCGGCTCCATGCACTACAATGGCCCTGCGGAAAGCAGCATCGTTGATCCCTTTTTCCATTCCCTGCAATTTCAGGGAATAGCCATTGCTGCCGCGATAGGTTTGACCGGTTACGTAGAAACCCAAACTGCTGGCATTGCTCCTGGGCTTGTTGGAGAATACATTGGCGGACTCTTTTCCGGAGCGGTTGCCATGGGCCACCAGGCTATGGAAAAGTACCTGATAATTATTGAGGTCGATCACAAACAGGCGTTTTTCGCTGCTTGGCCTGGAGAAATCTGCTATTGAGAGGATATTATCGCGAATGAGGCCGGTCTTTTTCAGTTTTTCCATTCCATTAAGAGCCATCTGGAAAACCGTACGGCTCAGCCCCTGCTCTTCGAGATGAAGGCTATCATATACCTCCATTTTGGAAAGAGACCAGGCAATGGCATGATACTCGATACTTCCAATGGGGCTGGGAGCAAAGAAAATCTTTTTAGACAAAGGGGTTGATGCAATTCCATCTGTTGTAAAAGGTACGAATGACCAATGTAATACAATCAGAACGCCCAACACTGTGGCCCTAACCAATGTGGCCAGCCTTAACTTCTTCCTTGGTTTTTGCATGGACTCATTCCATTTTTTTAGGGTAAAAAATCATGCGTGCTACTTCCGCATATTTTTCTATCAACGGGATACCTGAAATAAAATTGCCCTGGGAATAAGCAGGGCAATCCTGGATTTTTACTAATTGAACCGTGGCAAATGTACGGTATTTTGAAAAAAATGCAGCCTTGTGGCATTTTAAATGCAGTCCGGATCAGGTTTTTAACATATCAATACAATAATCAATTCGTAGAAAAATGGAAACCTGCCAGTTCTTATAAATTTTCTCCGATCAAAGTATACAAAATATTACGATAATGTTCACTGCAGGGCAGTTCGGTTTCACCCAGGAACACAGTTTTCCTGCTGACAGTGTCCAGTTTACGGAGCGATACGATATAGGATCGGTGAATGCGGATAAAGGTAGTTGAAGGCAGACGGCTCTCGAAGTACTTCAGGCTTTGTAAAGTTACGATGGGCTTTCTGCTACCGGAAAGATGGATACGCGTGTAATCTTTCAGTCCCTCGAGATAGATAATGTCCTCGTAAAAGATCTTCTGGATCTTGTGAGAAGTTTTGATAAAAATGAAATCTTCATTGCTGGCCACCTGACGGTTGTTCTTGCGGAAGCTGATGTATTCGTAGGCTTTGCTCACTGCGCCAACGAATCTGTCGAATGGCACCGGTTTCAACAGGTAATCGATAGCATCCAGTTCAAATCCCTCCACGGCAAATTCATTGTAGGCCGTAACAAAGATCACCGACGGTTTCCTGGGAAGTGTTTTGAGGAACTGGATCCCTGAAAGATCCGGCATCCTGATATCCAGGAAAATGAGATCGATCTCTTCCTTGTCGAAATACGGTCTTGCTGCCATCGGGCCCTCACATCTGGCCACCAGCCTGAGATAGGGGATCTTCTGAATAAAGTCTTCCATCAGGTCCAGAGCCCAGGGTTCATCATCGATGATGAGGCAATTAATTTTCATGGTCCAACTCGATTTTGAGGTTAACAATGTAGAGGGATTTATTGTCTACCACATCCAGCAGGTACCTGCCGGGATATAAAACATCCAGCCTTCTTTTTGCATTGATCAGTCCTACCCCTTCATGCCCCGTCTGGCGTGTAGAGGTAATGGCATTGGAAACTGTGAGCAGCAGGTTATTGCCGATCACGTCTATATTGATCCTGATCTCGGAAGGAATGGTATAACTCACACCATGTTTAAATGCATTTTCGATATAGGTGATAAGGAGCAATGGCGCGATCAGCAGGTTATCTGTATTGCCGGTCACATTGTATCTGACTGTAACGTTTTTGGATAATCGAAGTTTTTGAAGATCGATATAATTGCTGATATATTCAAGGTCATTTCTCAGTGTGATCTTTTCGGTACTTGTATCGTACAGCACATAACGCATGATCTGACTGAACTTCAGGATGGAGTATTCCGTTTGTTCTGATTTGAGATGCGCCTGTGAATAAATGCTGTTAAGGGTATTGAAAAGGAAATGCGGGTTGATCTGGAGTTTCAGGAAGCTGAGCTCCGCATTCAGTCTTTCCGTTTCCAGGACCTTCTTTTGTTTTTCACTGATGAGCAATGAATTGGCCAGTTTGATGAATCCACTGATCAGCAGAATGATAATGGCGGAAGTGAGTGTATCCATCAGCAACATGGGCAAAGCCATCAATGGGATTTCAGATCCAAACAATTTCATCACCGGGATATCTCCTGCAATGGCCAGGGTGCGTCCCATCGGCATGGCAGGAAGCGCGCCCTGGGAAAAACTCCGTTCAACAAAACGCTCACGGCTTTGCTCACCCGAAGGCACCATACGTGTGGTCAGCACTACCACAGTATCTTTTTCGTGATCTGAAGATTTCCTGTATTCGATATTCTCCACAAAACTTCCATCAGGCCCTACCCTTCTGATCATGGTGGTATCCTTGTTCACAGTAACTGACCCAACCATCGGCGCCAGCTGCATTTTACCAACGGGTGAAAGGCGATGAAAGAAACGATTGGGTCCTGTTCTGATCACCATACCGGCCTGTTTCCGGAATTTGTATTGAATGAAAGATTCCACTACCAGTTGCTGCAGGCAGATCACCAGCAAACAACCAAGTATGGTAAGGAAATATTTTCCGTATTGCTTTTTCTGAAAGAATCTTGGAATGAGAAAGTAATAGTGGAAATAGAATAGAAGAATAAGGAACACCTTGTTGACCACTTCCCTGTACAGGAAAAAAGTATCGAGTATCTCAATTCGGTAGATCAGCAAAGGCAGGGTGAGGAAGAGTCCCCATCCCAGGATATGCAATGAAATGATAAGCAGACGGTGCACCACCGTTTTAGCAGGCTTGAATCCTAACACGTAGGCAAAAACATCCAGCGCACTGTCTTTTCTCATTGTTGAATTGAGCCGCCAAATTAGTGAGGCGCTGCATGCAAAACATTGCAACGCCTCGCTAACCGGCTAATTTATCTTAACTATAACAAATGCGGTTTAATAGTTGTCGTTATCATCCTGCTCATCAAATGGCTTGAACTCGAACATATTGTCGAAGATCTCGGAGCCGCTGCGACCGGTGAGGAGAAAGCCTCTGTCTTTCAGCGTGAATCCGACAGCGCCTTCGCGGGCAGTGCCTTCGAAAGATGTTTTCTTTGTCCAGAGGTCATTGGTGGCATCATATTCCCAGGTATCGGAGATCAATGATCCGGCGCGGCCTGTAGCCAGGTACACTTTGGTTCCTATAGTGAATGCCACTGCACCGTAACGGGCGATATTGGCATAATCATCATCATAACTTTCATCGCTAACATTGGTGAGTTTACGGAGATCAGTCCAGGCGCCCTGTCCGCTGTTACCGGTAGGATCGAACGACTGAAGATCATTCAACGCTTCGCCATTGTTGTTGCCACTGCATACATAGGCTTTGCCATTTATGACGAAAGCCACAGCCTGTGAACGTTTACGTCCGCGGATAC
This portion of the Pseudobacter ginsenosidimutans genome encodes:
- a CDS encoding sensor histidine kinase, whose translation is MRKDSALDVFAYVLGFKPAKTVVHRLLIISLHILGWGLFLTLPLLIYRIEILDTFFLYREVVNKVFLILLFYFHYYFLIPRFFQKKQYGKYFLTILGCLLVICLQQLVVESFIQYKFRKQAGMVIRTGPNRFFHRLSPVGKMQLAPMVGSVTVNKDTTMIRRVGPDGSFVENIEYRKSSDHEKDTVVVLTTRMVPSGEQSRERFVERSFSQGALPAMPMGRTLAIAGDIPVMKLFGSEIPLMALPMLLMDTLTSAIIILLISGFIKLANSLLISEKQKKVLETERLNAELSFLKLQINPHFLFNTLNSIYSQAHLKSEQTEYSILKFSQIMRYVLYDTSTEKITLRNDLEYISNYIDLQKLRLSKNVTVRYNVTGNTDNLLIAPLLLITYIENAFKHGVSYTIPSEIRINIDVIGNNLLLTVSNAITSTRQTGHEGVGLINAKRRLDVLYPGRYLLDVVDNKSLYIVNLKIELDHEN